Proteins encoded within one genomic window of Granulicella pectinivorans:
- a CDS encoding amidase: MRIFLVLFLLAVPLSAQGPSASGRKTDFAAMDHDLMDVTVEGLHALYQQHRYTVTQVVEWHLDRIARYNGIYRPVQTVTAEAALAVAAHEDAEARQTGFVPGPLWGVPMVTKANTSVKGLVTTDGWRGYMLPGHELVAPKDATIVAKLREAGAVLIGVTNMPDFAASDTNRSTAFGRTGNAYDVRFSPGGSSGGTVTAVTSNMAVLGNGTDTGNSIRMPVATSNLVGIFPTRGLVSTAGIAPMDWQLDNTGPIARDVADAAIGLTVMAGEDRMDAATIGSQAKAQKGPYTQYLKAGALKGGRFAVPAFILDGDSPVFQGICPSATPEQAAKAKADSQMALHPETRAAFMKAIEEIRAAGATVLMDASILPNSFADAASRICTLPYLREGTDMFLAEYGPADYRSAAGYEKAVGKPLPDVIVGGEHAGMSVVAGVKQARLESDPGAEAALLKPRREVMAMYLAEMDRLKLDGFLYPAIQMPPVDETMAQDGRLSEGPHSATGWINMLGLPAISFPAGFYDDGLPFGIEISTRPWHDGDMIGWAYDYELKTHHRRPPVLVDRGLLPAAAKVPQP, from the coding sequence ATGCGAATCTTCCTCGTTCTCTTCCTGCTTGCGGTGCCGCTTTCGGCGCAAGGACCTTCTGCCTCTGGGCGGAAGACGGATTTTGCGGCGATGGACCACGACCTGATGGATGTCACGGTCGAGGGGCTGCATGCGCTCTATCAGCAGCACCGCTACACGGTGACGCAGGTGGTGGAGTGGCATCTCGACCGCATCGCGCGGTACAACGGCATTTACAGGCCGGTCCAGACGGTGACGGCGGAGGCGGCGCTGGCGGTCGCGGCGCACGAGGATGCGGAGGCGAGGCAAACTGGGTTCGTGCCGGGACCGTTGTGGGGCGTTCCGATGGTGACCAAGGCGAATACCAGCGTGAAGGGCCTGGTTACGACCGACGGCTGGCGCGGTTATATGCTGCCCGGGCATGAGCTGGTGGCGCCGAAGGATGCGACGATCGTCGCGAAGCTGCGTGAGGCGGGCGCGGTGCTGATTGGCGTGACGAATATGCCGGACTTCGCGGCGAGCGACACCAACCGTTCGACGGCATTCGGGCGTACGGGAAACGCCTACGATGTGCGCTTTTCGCCAGGCGGTTCGTCGGGCGGGACAGTGACGGCGGTGACCTCAAACATGGCTGTGCTGGGTAACGGGACGGATACGGGGAATTCGATCCGGATGCCGGTGGCGACCAGCAACCTGGTGGGGATCTTTCCGACGCGCGGCCTGGTGAGCACGGCGGGGATCGCGCCGATGGACTGGCAGCTCGACAACACGGGGCCCATTGCACGCGATGTGGCCGATGCGGCGATTGGGCTGACCGTGATGGCTGGCGAGGACCGGATGGATGCGGCGACGATCGGATCGCAGGCCAAGGCTCAGAAGGGGCCGTATACGCAGTACCTGAAGGCGGGAGCGCTGAAGGGCGGGCGATTCGCGGTGCCGGCCTTCATCCTGGATGGGGATAGCCCGGTCTTTCAGGGGATCTGTCCGAGCGCTACGCCCGAGCAGGCGGCGAAGGCAAAGGCTGACTCGCAGATGGCACTGCATCCCGAGACGCGTGCAGCCTTCATGAAGGCTATTGAGGAGATTCGGGCGGCGGGAGCGACTGTGCTGATGGACGCCTCGATCCTGCCGAACAGCTTCGCGGATGCGGCCTCGCGGATCTGTACGCTGCCGTATCTGCGGGAGGGAACGGATATGTTTCTGGCGGAGTATGGGCCTGCGGACTACCGGTCGGCGGCTGGATACGAGAAGGCGGTCGGCAAGCCTCTGCCGGATGTGATCGTTGGGGGAGAGCATGCGGGGATGTCGGTGGTGGCGGGGGTGAAGCAGGCTCGGCTCGAGAGCGATCCGGGTGCGGAGGCGGCGTTGCTGAAACCGCGGCGCGAGGTGATGGCGATGTACCTCGCGGAGATGGATCGGCTGAAGCTGGACGGGTTTCTGTATCCCGCGATCCAGATGCCCCCGGTGGACGAGACGATGGCGCAGGATGGCCGTCTGAGCGAAGGGCCGCACTCCGCGACCGGGTGGATCAACATGCTTGGGCTTCCGGCGATCAGCTTTCCAGCCGGGTTTTACGATGATGGGCTGCCGTTCGGGATCGAGATCAGCACGAGGCCGTGGCACGACGGCGACATGATCGGCTGGGCCTACGACTATGAACTGAAGACGCACCACCGGCGGCCTCCGGTGCTGGTGGACCGGGGTTTGCTGCCTGCGGCGGCCAAGGTTCCACAGCCTTAG
- a CDS encoding glycosyltransferase family 39 protein, translating into MQKRPWIAASVIALLLIMVAEVALSTRRLSLSWDEGDHIYSGYMNWKHREYSLNPEHPPLVKLVAALPLLPLHLKVAPRDNRYFKSEAYYGGRELLFRNDPRYGGQYSAETLIFRVHLAVMIFSLLVALLLFVAGREMFSPLAGLIATALWVFDPTVLTNAPFVTTDTAAALGFFLSAFTFYRFVKQMTWQRAIPCGVAVGIALASKHNAVLLLPLLILLAVGEIGGRWFAARLFPRRAAIRLAAGMAAIAALAITILWSVYSFRFAMHPTGVDMPPLAGQMTTLSPAMSAAIQLCAHYHLLPESYLYGLVDVVRVGAYMPTYIFGKLYAHGQWFYFPVLLSLKWSIGVLGLLILSLYACATGRIHRAREIFFLAFPFFFYLAVAMGSPLNIGIRHVLPLFPFAFALAGAGAAFLIAEKRVWAYPVAALLLWHAADSLRMFPNYMPYANVLWGGPSHTHDLFSDSTTEWGQDLKFVRAWTDQHHVQECWIAHFPAPFILPSDYGVPCRLLPTLDTMYEQDISLPPVLHGPLLLSMSDLNGFEFGTKVRNPYQTLFERKPDEIIADGIAVYEGDFSLPDAAALQYIQQSKRLAKQDPAAALTAAHQAVALVPRGFDENIALGDLLLARGDKPAAQAAYAIAQSRIPDMEPTSQEHWKPILEKKSAASQP; encoded by the coding sequence ATGCAAAAAAGACCGTGGATCGCGGCCTCCGTCATTGCTCTGCTCCTCATCATGGTCGCCGAAGTCGCTCTCTCGACCCGCCGGCTCTCCCTCTCGTGGGACGAGGGCGACCACATCTACTCCGGCTACATGAACTGGAAGCACCGCGAGTACAGCCTGAACCCCGAGCATCCCCCGCTCGTGAAACTCGTCGCCGCTCTGCCCCTCCTTCCTCTCCATCTCAAGGTCGCCCCACGCGACAACCGCTACTTCAAGAGCGAGGCCTACTACGGCGGACGCGAACTCCTCTTCCGCAACGACCCCAGATACGGTGGCCAGTACTCCGCCGAGACCCTCATCTTCCGCGTTCACCTTGCCGTCATGATCTTCTCCTTGCTCGTGGCGCTGCTTCTCTTCGTCGCCGGCAGAGAGATGTTCTCGCCGCTCGCGGGGCTCATCGCCACGGCACTCTGGGTCTTCGACCCCACCGTCCTCACCAACGCCCCCTTCGTCACCACCGACACTGCAGCGGCACTGGGCTTCTTCCTCAGCGCCTTCACCTTCTACCGCTTCGTCAAGCAGATGACCTGGCAGCGAGCCATCCCCTGCGGAGTCGCCGTGGGCATCGCGCTCGCCAGCAAACACAACGCCGTCCTGCTGCTGCCGTTACTGATCCTGCTCGCTGTCGGCGAAATCGGAGGACGCTGGTTCGCGGCACGGCTCTTCCCCCGTCGCGCCGCCATACGCCTTGCCGCAGGCATGGCCGCCATCGCAGCCCTTGCCATCACCATACTGTGGAGCGTCTACAGCTTCCGTTTCGCCATGCATCCTACAGGCGTCGACATGCCTCCGCTCGCCGGACAGATGACGACCCTCTCCCCGGCCATGTCTGCCGCTATCCAGCTCTGCGCCCACTACCATCTGCTGCCCGAAAGCTACCTCTACGGCCTGGTCGATGTCGTCCGCGTCGGCGCGTACATGCCGACCTATATCTTCGGCAAGCTCTACGCGCACGGCCAGTGGTTCTACTTCCCCGTGCTGCTCTCCCTGAAGTGGAGCATCGGAGTTCTTGGACTGCTCATCCTGTCCCTCTATGCCTGCGCCACGGGCAGGATCCACCGCGCCCGCGAGATCTTCTTCCTCGCCTTCCCTTTCTTCTTTTACCTGGCCGTGGCCATGGGGTCGCCGCTCAACATCGGCATCCGCCACGTGCTTCCTCTCTTCCCGTTTGCCTTCGCGCTGGCCGGCGCGGGAGCCGCCTTCCTCATCGCCGAGAAACGCGTCTGGGCCTACCCCGTCGCGGCTCTCCTGCTCTGGCACGCAGCCGACTCGCTGCGGATGTTCCCGAACTATATGCCCTACGCGAACGTCCTCTGGGGCGGTCCGTCGCACACTCACGACCTCTTCTCCGACTCCACCACCGAGTGGGGACAGGACCTGAAGTTCGTCCGCGCGTGGACCGACCAGCACCACGTCCAGGAGTGCTGGATCGCCCACTTCCCCGCCCCCTTCATCCTGCCCTCGGACTACGGCGTCCCCTGCAGGCTGCTCCCCACCCTCGACACCATGTACGAGCAGGACATCTCCCTTCCACCCGTGCTGCACGGCCCTCTGCTCCTCAGCATGTCCGACCTCAACGGCTTCGAGTTCGGCACCAAGGTTCGCAATCCCTACCAGACGCTCTTCGAACGCAAGCCCGACGAGATCATCGCCGACGGCATCGCCGTCTACGAGGGCGACTTCTCCCTGCCCGACGCAGCCGCTCTCCAGTACATCCAGCAGAGCAAGCGTCTCGCAAAGCAGGATCCTGCCGCAGCGCTGACCGCAGCCCATCAAGCCGTAGCCCTCGTGCCAAGAGGCTTCGACGAGAACATCGCCCTCGGCGACCTTCTCCTCGCCCGGGGCGACAAACCGGCAGCACAGGCCGCCTATGCCATCGCCCAGTCCCGTATCCCCGACATGGAGCCCACCTCGCAGGAACACTGGAAGCCGATCCTCGAGAAGAAGTCGGCCGCCTCCCAGCCATAA
- a CDS encoding septal ring lytic transglycosylase RlpA family protein → MLRYLKMDLIAAVVAVGTFFIPQRAIQMPVTPAVQVVSTPVAQANIVPIAKKTRHPFQMMANLGNASWYGAVLEGHRTASGETFRKEEMTAAHRTLPFGTLVRVVDVKSGKSVVVRINDRGVLFPDRIIDLSSGAAEGLGILRSGVAKVRLEILKKAGDTPAGKTQATTSKTEGSVGGASTTDLPGTETASLVAPQ, encoded by the coding sequence TTGCTTCGATACCTCAAGATGGACCTGATTGCAGCGGTTGTTGCTGTGGGGACATTCTTCATCCCACAGAGGGCCATCCAGATGCCAGTTACACCGGCAGTCCAGGTGGTTTCTACACCCGTCGCTCAGGCGAATATTGTGCCGATTGCAAAAAAGACGCGCCATCCGTTTCAGATGATGGCAAATCTTGGAAACGCCTCTTGGTATGGGGCGGTTCTCGAGGGGCATCGAACGGCGAGCGGGGAAACCTTCCGCAAGGAAGAGATGACCGCAGCCCACAGGACGCTTCCATTTGGAACGCTTGTGCGTGTCGTCGATGTCAAGAGCGGCAAGTCCGTCGTGGTCCGGATTAACGATAGGGGTGTTCTGTTCCCCGACCGGATCATCGATCTTTCGTCCGGTGCAGCAGAGGGTCTAGGTATCCTCCGCTCCGGCGTGGCGAAGGTTCGGCTGGAGATTCTGAAGAAGGCTGGGGATACACCGGCCGGGAAGACTCAAGCGACGACCAGCAAGACCGAGGGTTCGGTTGGGGGAGCGTCCACGACGGACCTTCCCGGCACCGAAACTGCTTCTCTGGTCGCGCCGCAGTAG
- a CDS encoding DUF2628 domain-containing protein: MANHALDAFLNDPDPAARRAEFLAFVGPRSEGFLHLYDYLVRHPESESTNRLGSGLAYNGFSAPAFFLGPVYFFYRKMWLWGTGYVIGLLALAAYPLTSRVDIGLGIAMALFTRWAYVHHAIRTITTLRSKASEIAPDDRQRFLDTLAQAGGVSWTAGWISGVLFALALALAVMQTLG; encoded by the coding sequence ATGGCCAATCACGCACTGGACGCATTTCTGAACGATCCCGACCCCGCTGCACGCCGCGCCGAGTTCCTCGCCTTTGTTGGCCCGCGCTCCGAGGGCTTCCTGCATCTCTACGACTACCTCGTTCGCCACCCCGAGAGCGAATCCACGAATCGGCTGGGATCGGGACTCGCCTACAACGGCTTCTCCGCACCCGCGTTCTTCCTTGGTCCGGTCTACTTCTTCTATCGCAAGATGTGGCTCTGGGGCACGGGATACGTCATCGGCCTGCTGGCGCTCGCAGCCTATCCGCTCACCAGCCGTGTCGACATCGGCCTGGGAATCGCGATGGCCCTGTTCACACGTTGGGCCTACGTCCACCACGCCATCCGGACGATCACCACACTGCGCAGCAAGGCATCCGAGATAGCCCCCGATGACAGGCAGAGGTTCCTCGACACGCTCGCGCAAGCGGGTGGAGTCTCCTGGACTGCCGGTTGGATCTCTGGTGTTCTCTTCGCCCTGGCTCTTGCCCTGGCGGTCATGCAGACGCTTGGATAA
- the gatB gene encoding Asp-tRNA(Asn)/Glu-tRNA(Gln) amidotransferase subunit GatB, which translates to MPTVTGLSPEVLAKYQPVIGLEVHVQLLTKSKAFCGCVNQYGGEPNTHCCPTCLGLPGALPVLNHQAVEFAVLAAKAIGCEIRETSIFSRKNYFYPDSPKGYQISQFDKPIAENGSLTVPDGLGGEKVIGITRLHMEEDAGKSVHDGFADSVNRTYIDLNRCGTPLVEIVSEPDLRSADEVFDYLTKLKEILLYTGVSDCNMEEGSLRCDANVSVMLKGAKEYGTKAEVKNVNSFRYIRSAVEYEIERQIGVLEEGGRVQQESRLWNNAEGRTYSMRSKEKAHDYRYFPEPDLPPLVVGAEWQAKILAAMPELPEARRKRMIAEYELNAQDAMTLTSSIAFADQFEAAAKKAKSPKRVANLILSELTSRLRLADLEQDQSPVSMDGVVMAADLLESGDLSSKMLKQLLDTCFANSEDFPAVYEREKPQQISDSSAIEGMIDEVIAANPKQVDQYRGGKKTVAAFFVGQVMRASKGQANPALLNELVAKKLDALGPL; encoded by the coding sequence ATGCCTACCGTTACCGGACTTTCTCCTGAGGTTCTCGCCAAGTACCAGCCTGTGATCGGGCTGGAGGTCCATGTTCAACTGCTCACGAAGTCGAAGGCCTTCTGCGGCTGCGTGAACCAGTACGGCGGCGAGCCCAATACGCACTGCTGCCCCACGTGCCTCGGCCTGCCCGGCGCGCTGCCTGTGCTGAACCACCAGGCGGTGGAATTCGCCGTGCTGGCGGCGAAGGCCATCGGATGCGAAATTCGCGAGACGAGCATCTTTTCGCGCAAGAACTACTTCTACCCCGATTCGCCCAAGGGCTACCAGATCTCGCAGTTCGACAAGCCCATCGCGGAGAACGGCTCTCTGACTGTGCCCGATGGTCTTGGTGGCGAGAAGGTCATCGGCATCACCAGACTGCACATGGAAGAGGATGCCGGCAAGAGTGTGCATGATGGCTTTGCGGATTCCGTGAACCGCACCTATATCGATCTCAACCGCTGCGGCACGCCGCTGGTCGAGATCGTGAGTGAGCCCGATCTGCGTTCGGCCGATGAGGTCTTCGACTACCTCACGAAGCTCAAGGAGATTCTGCTGTACACCGGCGTGAGTGACTGCAACATGGAAGAGGGTTCGCTGCGTTGCGACGCGAATGTCTCCGTGATGCTCAAGGGCGCGAAAGAGTACGGCACGAAGGCTGAAGTCAAGAATGTGAACAGCTTCCGCTATATTCGTTCGGCGGTGGAGTACGAGATTGAGCGGCAGATCGGCGTGCTCGAAGAGGGTGGACGTGTCCAGCAGGAGAGCCGCCTCTGGAACAATGCCGAGGGCCGGACGTACTCGATGCGTTCGAAGGAAAAAGCGCACGACTACCGCTACTTTCCCGAGCCCGATCTTCCGCCGCTCGTTGTCGGAGCGGAGTGGCAGGCGAAGATTCTCGCGGCCATGCCTGAGCTTCCGGAGGCGCGGCGTAAGCGCATGATTGCCGAGTATGAGTTGAATGCGCAGGACGCGATGACCTTGACGTCGTCGATCGCCTTTGCGGATCAGTTCGAAGCAGCGGCGAAGAAGGCGAAGTCGCCCAAGCGTGTCGCGAACCTTATCCTGAGCGAGCTGACCAGCCGCCTTCGTCTCGCCGATCTGGAACAGGATCAGTCTCCTGTGTCGATGGACGGCGTTGTGATGGCCGCCGACCTTCTTGAGTCGGGCGATCTTTCGAGCAAGATGTTGAAGCAGTTGCTCGACACCTGCTTTGCCAACAGCGAAGACTTTCCCGCGGTCTATGAGCGCGAGAAGCCGCAGCAGATCTCGGACTCATCCGCGATCGAAGGCATGATCGATGAGGTTATCGCCGCCAACCCGAAGCAGGTCGATCAGTATCGCGGTGGAAAGAAGACCGTGGCCGCGTTCTTCGTCGGACAAGTGATGCGTGCCTCGAAGGGACAGGCGAATCCTGCGCTGCTGAATGAGCTCGTCGCGAAGAAGCTGGATGCGTTGGGGCCTCTCTGA
- a CDS encoding TIGR03435 family protein, giving the protein MRWGLSEVRRRHLTAGMLVGLLFCPLLALYAQTKPSASAALPIYDVTSVKLNTSGSFDSSYNTSGAGFSARNVSLRQLMEYTFEIKENLIEGIPGPVNAARFDLDGKISDPDPETIKKLTDDQRRAMMAPVLAERFQLQTHRETKMLPLYELVPAKDGSKLKPSAAEGAPEPAGIDPRVRTRGDVNWGSEHLLAHAIPLSVLAHTLSDILKRTVTDKTALEGEYDITLHWTPDTAIASDDQTAGSIFTALQEQLGLRLRPSKGLVETLVVDRVNMPSDN; this is encoded by the coding sequence ATGCGTTGGGGCCTCTCTGAGGTGCGGCGACGGCACCTGACCGCCGGCATGTTGGTTGGGCTGTTGTTCTGTCCGTTGCTTGCCCTGTATGCACAGACCAAACCCTCGGCTTCTGCGGCTTTGCCCATCTACGACGTCACCTCGGTCAAGCTCAACACGTCCGGAAGCTTCGACAGCAGCTACAACACATCCGGCGCCGGCTTCTCCGCGCGCAACGTGTCCTTGCGCCAGCTCATGGAGTACACCTTCGAGATCAAGGAGAACCTCATCGAGGGCATCCCAGGCCCGGTCAACGCCGCGCGCTTCGATCTCGACGGCAAGATCTCCGACCCCGATCCGGAGACCATCAAGAAGCTCACAGACGATCAGCGCCGCGCCATGATGGCACCGGTTCTCGCCGAGCGGTTTCAACTGCAAACGCACCGCGAGACGAAGATGCTTCCTCTCTACGAGCTCGTCCCCGCGAAAGATGGCTCGAAGCTGAAGCCCTCGGCGGCAGAGGGTGCTCCCGAACCAGCCGGCATCGACCCGCGCGTCCGCACACGCGGCGACGTCAACTGGGGCTCCGAGCATCTGCTTGCCCACGCCATTCCGCTCAGCGTGCTCGCCCATACCTTGTCCGACATCCTCAAGCGTACCGTCACCGATAAGACCGCACTCGAAGGCGAGTACGACATTACGCTGCACTGGACCCCCGACACGGCGATCGCGTCCGACGATCAAACTGCAGGCTCGATCTTCACCGCGCTGCAGGAGCAGCTCGGTCTGCGCCTGAGGCCATCGAAAGGCCTCGTCGAAACACTCGTCGTCGATCGTGTGAACATGCCGTCGGACAATTGA
- a CDS encoding DUF6496 domain-containing protein: MATKKAATKKASGKKVAAKKIPAKKTSTRTYSPAAGESVEREMKAMKQGKLKSGSGAKVTNPKQAIAIGLSEARKAGKKVPPPKK; this comes from the coding sequence ATGGCGACGAAGAAAGCAGCGACGAAGAAGGCATCCGGCAAGAAGGTTGCGGCGAAGAAGATACCTGCGAAGAAGACCTCGACCCGCACGTACAGCCCAGCCGCCGGCGAGAGCGTCGAACGCGAGATGAAGGCGATGAAGCAGGGCAAGCTGAAGAGCGGGTCGGGTGCGAAGGTGACGAACCCGAAGCAGGCCATCGCGATCGGACTATCCGAGGCCCGCAAGGCGGGGAAGAAGGTTCCGCCGCCTAAAAAGTAA
- a CDS encoding FmdB family zinc ribbon protein, whose protein sequence is MPLYEYECKTCHKHTEKIQKFSDPEITVCPHCGGELERVISAPAISFKGGGWFADGYGSAKSAASGESKPAATESKPAAASSTPAPAAAPAPATKP, encoded by the coding sequence ATGCCGCTCTACGAATACGAATGCAAGACCTGCCACAAACACACGGAGAAGATCCAGAAGTTCTCCGACCCCGAGATCACCGTCTGCCCCCATTGCGGCGGCGAACTTGAGCGCGTCATCTCCGCGCCCGCCATCTCCTTCAAGGGTGGAGGCTGGTTCGCCGATGGATACGGCTCCGCGAAGTCGGCAGCCTCCGGCGAAAGCAAGCCCGCAGCCACGGAGAGCAAGCCGGCAGCGGCAAGCTCCACACCGGCCCCCGCAGCGGCACCAGCCCCGGCCACCAAGCCCTAA
- a CDS encoding shikimate kinase produces MHHLFLIGPGGVGKTSAGRLLAPMLSRRFVDLDEEFCAHVGPLRPFLDAFGYAAYVRRNGLLFHELLEGTPEPVVLALSSGFLETDVEPETIASNRALVKSAGTSILLMPSRSQEESSRIVVERQMERGLNLERVSQARIFAERFAAYMTMGDIQLFSVGSPLEIAMQIKQELAKKTPGSHNGIWGHSCS; encoded by the coding sequence ATGCACCATCTCTTCCTCATCGGCCCGGGCGGCGTCGGAAAGACGAGTGCTGGGCGTCTGCTTGCGCCGATGCTGAGTCGTCGTTTTGTCGATCTCGATGAAGAGTTTTGTGCGCACGTCGGACCCTTGCGTCCGTTTCTCGACGCTTTTGGATACGCCGCGTATGTGCGGCGCAACGGTCTTCTTTTTCATGAGCTTCTGGAGGGCACTCCAGAGCCGGTCGTCCTCGCACTCTCTTCTGGCTTTTTGGAGACCGACGTGGAACCTGAGACGATCGCGTCGAATCGAGCGCTGGTGAAGAGCGCGGGGACTTCCATTCTCCTGATGCCATCCCGTTCCCAGGAAGAGAGTAGCCGAATTGTCGTGGAGCGCCAGATGGAACGCGGCTTGAATCTTGAGCGCGTGTCACAGGCGCGCATCTTCGCAGAACGCTTCGCGGCCTACATGACGATGGGAGATATCCAGCTCTTCAGTGTGGGTTCGCCGCTGGAGATTGCAATGCAGATCAAGCAGGAACTAGCAAAGAAAACCCCCGGATCCCACAACGGGATCTGGGGGCATTCTTGTTCGTAG
- the serA gene encoding phosphoglycerate dehydrogenase, which translates to MKIVLAEKVSPATLAVFQKEAGWQIVSPDQIKNGLAAELADADALVVRSAVQADAALLAHAPKLRVIGRAGVGVDNIDTDAATHQGIVVMNTPGANAVAVAELTIGLMIAMGRSIPRANATMHAGKWDKKTLQGQELRGKTLGIVGLGRIGLEVARRAHAFGMNLIGYDPFIAPVIARENNVTLVDIDTIFKESDYLTLHVGLTTQTEGLINAHSIGIMKKGIRIVNCARGELIVDEALAEGIKSGKVGGAALDVFRQEPLKESVYYGLENVLLSPHIGGSTDEAQEAIGIQLAMQVRDYLKLGVVQNAVNVPSLSREEYEEVAPYVEMAERLGSFLSHAAPGNLENIQLTYSGRLAAGKTDLIKNAALCGILSGEEGVNRINSATIAAERGIRIQEDKKEFTTGGAGSVLKLTLHAAEGDTSASATVLHGTSPRLLTYDGIDIEAPLHGTLVAIRNHDVPGVVGRIGTILGEQSVNIANFALGRAISTRSGRVPQGQALAVVQIDVPTAAVANAAVEALRKVEAIASVRLVELPKA; encoded by the coding sequence ATGAAGATCGTTCTCGCCGAAAAAGTCTCCCCTGCCACCCTTGCCGTCTTCCAGAAGGAAGCGGGCTGGCAGATCGTCTCCCCCGACCAGATCAAGAATGGCCTTGCCGCGGAACTCGCGGATGCCGACGCGCTCGTCGTTCGCTCGGCCGTGCAGGCGGATGCCGCTCTGCTCGCGCATGCCCCGAAGCTGCGCGTCATCGGCCGCGCCGGTGTCGGTGTGGACAATATCGACACGGACGCCGCCACGCACCAGGGCATCGTCGTCATGAACACGCCGGGCGCGAACGCCGTCGCCGTCGCCGAGCTGACCATCGGACTGATGATCGCGATGGGCCGCAGCATTCCCCGTGCCAACGCCACCATGCACGCCGGCAAGTGGGATAAGAAGACCCTGCAGGGACAGGAGCTGCGCGGCAAGACCCTCGGCATCGTCGGCCTGGGCCGCATCGGTCTCGAAGTGGCGCGTCGTGCGCACGCGTTCGGCATGAACCTCATCGGCTACGATCCGTTCATCGCGCCGGTGATCGCGCGCGAGAACAACGTCACGCTCGTCGATATCGACACCATCTTCAAAGAATCCGACTACCTGACGCTGCACGTCGGGCTGACCACGCAGACCGAAGGCCTGATCAACGCCCACTCGATCGGCATCATGAAGAAGGGCATCCGCATCGTGAACTGCGCGCGCGGGGAACTGATCGTCGACGAGGCGCTTGCCGAAGGCATCAAGTCCGGCAAGGTGGGCGGTGCGGCACTCGACGTCTTCCGCCAGGAGCCTCTCAAGGAGTCGGTGTACTACGGTCTGGAGAACGTGCTGCTGAGCCCGCACATCGGCGGATCGACCGACGAGGCCCAGGAGGCCATCGGCATCCAGCTTGCGATGCAGGTGCGCGACTACCTGAAGCTTGGCGTGGTGCAGAATGCGGTGAACGTACCTTCGCTCTCGCGCGAGGAGTACGAAGAGGTTGCGCCGTACGTGGAGATGGCCGAGCGTCTGGGAAGCTTCCTCTCGCACGCTGCCCCCGGCAATCTCGAGAACATTCAACTCACGTACTCGGGCCGTCTGGCCGCGGGCAAGACCGACCTCATCAAGAACGCGGCGCTGTGCGGCATTCTGTCCGGCGAAGAGGGCGTCAACCGCATCAACTCCGCGACCATCGCGGCTGAGCGCGGCATCCGCATCCAGGAAGACAAAAAGGAGTTCACCACCGGCGGCGCAGGCTCAGTTCTGAAGCTGACATTGCATGCGGCCGAAGGCGATACTTCGGCGTCCGCGACGGTACTGCATGGCACCTCGCCGCGCCTGCTGACGTATGACGGGATCGACATCGAAGCACCGCTGCACGGGACGCTGGTGGCGATTCGCAACCACGATGTCCCGGGCGTGGTCGGGCGCATCGGCACCATCCTCGGCGAGCAGTCGGTGAACATCGCCAACTTCGCGCTGGGCCGCGCCATCAGCACGCGTTCAGGCCGCGTCCCACAGGGACAGGCCCTGGCGGTCGTGCAGATCGATGTACCGACCGCAGCCGTAGCGAACGCCGCTGTCGAGGCGCTGCGCAAGGTCGAGGCGATCGCCAGTGTGCGGCTCGTCGAACTGCCCAAGGCGTAG